One Streptomyces lincolnensis genomic region harbors:
- a CDS encoding sugar phosphate isomerase/epimerase family protein — MALKLGAYTACLHDRTLTEALDILKENGLTSVEVNTGGFIPSPHCPVDLLLSSATAREEYLATFADRGMELTGLNCNGNPLNPLPGVGPKHADDLRRAIRLAGLLGVKHVVTMSGTPGSDPDARYPSWVVNPWDGVYMDVLDYQWGVAVGFWQEIDALARENDVRVAVEMHPHNLVFSPVTLKRLVDAGGLTNVGAEMDPSHLMWQGMDVIACVKWLGPLVFHAAAKDATLCPGADIRGVLDTSFTRVPADAPGKVPTGYGFWCNAWPENPAWKFVAVGLGNGVPFWTEFLRALADIDPDMAVNIEHEDAAYSQTEGLALAAKNLHSAAAAV; from the coding sequence ATGGCCCTCAAGCTCGGCGCCTACACCGCCTGTCTGCACGACCGCACCCTCACCGAGGCGCTCGACATCCTCAAGGAGAACGGTCTGACCTCCGTCGAGGTCAACACAGGTGGCTTCATCCCCTCCCCGCACTGCCCGGTCGACCTGCTGCTGTCCTCGGCCACCGCCCGCGAGGAGTACCTGGCCACCTTCGCCGACCGCGGCATGGAGCTCACCGGACTCAACTGCAACGGCAACCCGCTCAACCCGCTCCCAGGCGTCGGCCCCAAGCACGCCGACGACCTGCGCCGCGCCATCCGCCTCGCCGGCCTGCTCGGCGTCAAGCACGTCGTCACCATGTCCGGTACGCCGGGCTCCGATCCCGACGCCAGGTACCCGTCCTGGGTGGTGAACCCGTGGGACGGCGTGTACATGGACGTCCTGGACTACCAGTGGGGCGTGGCCGTCGGGTTCTGGCAGGAGATCGATGCCCTGGCCCGGGAGAACGACGTCCGGGTCGCCGTCGAGATGCATCCGCACAATCTCGTCTTCTCACCGGTCACGCTGAAGCGGCTGGTCGACGCGGGCGGCCTGACGAACGTCGGCGCCGAGATGGACCCCTCCCACCTGATGTGGCAGGGCATGGACGTCATCGCCTGCGTCAAGTGGCTCGGCCCGCTGGTCTTCCACGCCGCCGCGAAGGACGCGACGCTCTGCCCGGGCGCCGACATCCGTGGCGTGCTGGACACGTCGTTCACGCGCGTGCCCGCCGACGCCCCCGGCAAGGTGCCCACCGGCTACGGCTTCTGGTGCAACGCCTGGCCCGAGAACCCGGCCTGGAAGTTCGTCGCCGTCGGCCTCGGCAACGGCGTCCCCTTCTGGACCGAGTTCCTGCGCGCCCTCGCCGACATCGACCCGGACATGGCCGTCAACATCGAGCACGAGGACGCCGCCTACTCCCAGACCGAGGGCCTCGCCCTGGCCGCGAAGAACCTGCACAGCGCCGCGGCAGCCGTCTGA